The following proteins are encoded in a genomic region of Coffea eugenioides isolate CCC68of chromosome 6, Ceug_1.0, whole genome shotgun sequence:
- the LOC113775194 gene encoding probable E3 ubiquitin-protein ligase RNF144A-B, which translates to MGTKAPEIVILTGEDLKNGYDDDDDADVSVLYAKPFSRKEGVNPENPISVESYSDDRDLQLAIMASLQPQSKSSSSGIGIISSSASGKTKRVIDLSQDYFICDLDDDDDVQLIASFSTTPRKKLFTGESSNSKATANNDHDNVDSGDVDVTFMCDICVDEKPKAALFCIKGCTHSYCSECMAKYVASKLQDNITSIYCPVPGCNGRLEPEYCRSILPVQVFDRWGDALCEALLLASEKFYCPYKDCSSLLVDDRGGSDEAITHSECPECRRLFCAKCRVPWHSEISCDEFQMLNKDEREREDILLMNLARSKKWKRCPKCKIFVERISGCLFMKCRCKYTFCYNCGAQMGTNHYCANCKH; encoded by the coding sequence atgGGGACTAAGGCCCCGGAGATTGTGATTCTCACCGGCGAAGATCTTAAGAATGGCTATGATGATGACGATGATGCTGATGTTTCTGTCCTGTATGCAAAACCCTTCTCTCGCAAGGAGGGAGTCAATCCAGAAAACCCCATCTCAGTTGAAAGCTACTCTGATGACAGAGACCTCCAGCTCGCCATAATGGCCTCTCTTCAACCTCAATCAAAGAGTAGCAGCAGCGGTATTGGCATTATTAGTAGCAGTGCAAGTGGTAAAACTAAAAGGGTCATTGATCTTTCCCAAGATTACTTCATTTGTGAtcttgatgatgatgatgacgtTCAATTAATTGCCTCATTTTCCACAACTCCAAGGAAGAAGCTTTTCACAGGCGAGTCTTCCAATTCTAAGGCTACAGCCAACAATGATCATGATAATGTTGATAGCGGTGATGTTGATGTTACTTTTATGTGTGATATCTGTGTTGATGAAAAGCCAAAGGCTGCATTGTTCTGCATAAAGGGTTGCACTCATTCTTATTGTTCTGAGTGTATGGCTAAATATGTCGCCTCAAAGTTGCAAGACAATATTACTAGTATTTATTGTCCGGTTCCTGGGTGTAATGGGAGGTTAGAGCCTGAATATTGCCGGTCTATATTGCCTGTTCAAGTTTTTGATAGGTGGGGTGATGCGCTATGTGAGGCATTGTTATTGGCTTCTGAGAAATTTTATTGCCCCTATAAAGATTGCTCCTCGCTTTTGGTGGATGATAGAGGGGGCAGTGATGAGGCTATTACACATTCTGAGTGCCCGGAGTGTAGGAGATTGTTTTGTGCAAAGTGCAGGGTACCTTGGCATTCGGAGATTTCCTGTGATGAGTTTCAAATGTTGAATAAGGACGAAAGGGAAAGAGAGGATATTCTGCTAATGAACCTGGCCAGGAGCAAGAAGTGGAAAAGGTGTCCCAAGTGCAAAATTTTCGTTGAGAGGATTTCCGGGTGCTTGTTTATGAAATGCAG
- the LOC113774890 gene encoding GDSL esterase/lipase 5-like has product MRLNSRFGTSSLIYASLVLVLCFKASGGSAERSSAFFIFGDSTVDPGNNNYIKTTPENQANYKPYGQNGFFKEPTGRFSDGRIIVDYIAEYAKLPIIPPYLQPSADYSHGVNFASGGAGILSTTNPGVVIDFKTQLEYFHKVQRSLAEKLGTAEAEEIISNAVYFISMGSNDYMGGYLGNPEMQQLHPPEDYVRMVIGNLTQGIQELYDRGARKFGFLSLCPLGCLPALRVLNPKGHDAGCFEQASALAFAHNNALQAVLPNLELLLPKGFKYCNSNFYDWLLDRINDPTKYGFKEGESACCGTGPYRGIFTCGGTKKDPNYELCDNPSDHVWFDSFHPTERIHEQFAKALWDGPSSSVGPYNLEGLFFDKQTIADVVDNPETQQIF; this is encoded by the exons ATGAGGCTAAATTCTCGCTTTGGAACTTCATCATTGATCTATGCAAGTCTTGTACTTGTGCTTTGTTTCAAGGCCAGTGGGGGCTCAGCTGAGAGAAGCAGTGCATTCTTCATATTTGGTGATTCTACTGTGGATCCAGGCAACAACAATTACATTAAGACCACGCCTGAAAACCAAGCCAATTACAAGCCTTACGGTCAGAACGGTTTCTTCAAGGAGCCAACAGGCCGATTCTCAGATGGCCGAATTATCGTCGATTATATTG CTGAGTATGCAAAATTGCCTATAATTCCTCCGTATCTGCAACCATCTGCTGATTACAGTCATGGAGTTAATTTTGCCTCTGGTGGGGCTGGAATTCTTTCTACAACAAATCCGGGTGTG GTCATTGATTTCAAGACACAGTTAGAGTACTTTCATAAGGTACAACGGTCCCTAGCTGAGAAGTTAGGAACCGCAGAAGCAGAAGAAATTATATCAAACGCAGTTTATTTCATTAGTATGGGCAGTAATGATTACATGGGAGGTTATCTAGGTAATCCAGAAATGCAACAACTGCATCCTCCCGAGGATTATGTCAGGATGGTTATTGGTAATCTGACGCAGGGAATTCAA GAGCTGTATGATCGCGGAGCCAGAAAATTTGGATTTCTGAGcttatgccctttgggttgcTTGCCAGCCCTCCGAGTTCTCAATCCTAAAGGCCACGATGCTGGTTGTTTTGAACAAGCTAGTGCTCTAGCATTTGCACATAACAATGCTCTACAGGCTGTCCTCCCTAATCTTGAACTCCTCCTGCCCAAGGGATTCAAATACTGCAACTCCAATTTCTATGATTGGCTCCTTGATAGGATTAATGATCCCACAAAGTATG GATTCAAGGAAGGAGAGAGTGCTTGTTGTGGTACAGGACCTTATAGAGGAATTTTCACTTGTGGAGGCACAAAGAAGGATCCAAACTATGAGTTGTGTGACAACCCCAGTGACCATGTTTGGTTCGATTCTTTTCATCCAACAGAAAGGATCCATGAACAATTTGCAAAAGCTCTCTGGGATGGGCCGTCCTCTTCTGTGGGGCCATACAACCTGGAAGGTCTGTTCTTCGACAAGCAAACTATTGCTGATGTTGTCGACAATCCAGAAACTCAGCAGATCTTTTGA
- the LOC113776131 gene encoding suppressor of mec-8 and unc-52 protein homolog 2, which yields MSSKRNNYKEKLARRKEEKAEEPEQPKYRDRAKERREDQNPDYEPTTELGHFHAVAPPGTVELRSADAHKLSIEKSKYLGGDVEHTHLVKGLDYALLHKVRSEIDKKPDVDDDANEKARASKEDQTLSFRTATAKSVYQWMVKPQTTIKTNEMFLPGRMSFIFNMENGYSNDIPTTLHRSKADCPVPEEMVTVGVDGSVLDRIAKIMSYLRLGSSGKVLKKKKKEKDAKGKLSRISNGYDGDQKMLRSDALKNQNDKETPLPPPPPLPKRIPDSRENQGPTIVRPEEDDIFIGDGIDYSIPSKDMSQSPVSEDMEESPRNKERASYFDEPVYGPVPPSDPSHGWQQVSGYDALQAQALVGGYQTEWQEYQYAEQLAYPDQYLQQNLQAYDVQAGLNVLQDPRFMTQEEKDRGLGSVFKRDDQRLLQLREKDAREKDPNFISESYSECYPGYQEYNREIVDSDDDDDLSKMDMGGRAKGRLHRWDFETEEEWATYNEQKEAMPKAAFQFGVKMQDGRKTRKQNKDQKLTNDLHKINQILTKKKMEKEANNDGASYDDEPRSGKKLRI from the exons ATGTCGTCCAAGCGTAACAATTACAAAGAGAAATTAGCTCGTCGCAA AGAGGAAAAGGCGGAGGAGCCAGAACAACCAAAGTATAGAGACAGAGCGAAAGAGCGGAGAGAGGATCAGAACCCTGATTATGAACCAACAACAGAATTGGGACATTTTCATGCTGTAGCTCCTCCAGGCACGGTTGAATTGCG GTCGGCTGATGCGCATAAGCTATCTATTGAGAAGAGCAAGTATCTTGGAG GTGATGTTGAACACACACATCTTGTTAAAGGGTTGGATTATGCTTTGCTTCACAAAGTGCGAAGTGAAATAGACAAGAAGCCAGATGTTGATGACGATGCTAATGAAAAAGCTAG AGCATCCAAAGAAGATCAAACACTGTCATTTCGCACTGCAACTGCAAAG TCTGTTTACCAATGGATGGTCAAGCCCCAAACTACCATCAAGACCAATGAAATGTTCCTTCCTGGAAGGATGTCCTTTATTTTTAACATG GAAAATGGGTATTCTAATGATATTCCGACAACTCTTCACAGGAGTAAAGCTGACTGTCCAGTCCCAGAG GAAATGGTTACTGTCGGTGTGGATGGTTCTGTTTTAGATCGGATTGCCAAGATTATGTCGTACCTTCGCCTTGGATCATCTGGAAAAGtgctcaagaagaagaagaaagaaaaggatgCAAAAG GGAAGCTATCACGTATTTCAAATGGATATGATGGAGATCAGAAGATGTTGAGGTCTGATGCATTGAAGAATCAAAATGACAAAGAAACACCACTGCCACCACCTCCACCGCTTCCGAAAAGGATTCCTGATTCAAGGGAGAATCAGGGCCCAACTATTGTTAGACCTGAAGAGGATGATATATTTATTGGTGATGGTATTGATTATTCAATTCCCAGTAAGGATATGAGCCAAAGCCCTGTCTCAGAGGATATGGAAGAATCTCCTCGGAACAAAGAAAGGGCATCTTATTTCGACGAACCTGTTTATGGCCCTGTACCACCCTCTGATCCCTCTCATGGTTGGCAACAAGTG AGTGGATATGATGCTTTGCAAGCACAAGCATTGGTTGGTGGCTATCAGACAGAGTGGCAAGAGTATCAATATGCAGAACAACTCGCTTATCCTGACCAATATCTCCAGCAAAACCTTCAGGCTTACGATGTGCAAGCAGGTCTAAATGTGCTTCAGGACCCTAGATTCATGactcaagaagaaaaagataggGGCTTGGGTTCGGTGTTCAAGAGGGATGATCAGAGGCTTCTGCAGCTAAGGGAGAAAGATGCACGGGAGAAGGACCCCAATTTTATATCTGAGAGTTATTCCGAGTGCTATCCTGGATACCAAGAATATAATCGCGAGATAGTcgatagtgatgatgatgacGATCTATCAAAAATGGATATGGGTGGAAGG GCAAAGGGGCGACTTCATCGTTGGGACTTTGAAACTGAAGAAGAGTGGGCTACATACAATGAGCAAAAGGAAGCAATGCCAAAAGCTGCTTTCCAGTTTGGTGTGAAGATGCAAGACGGTAGGAAGACACGAAAGCAGAACAAAGATCAGAAACTTACAAACGACCTCCATAAGATAAACCAAATACTGACCAAAAAGAAGATGGAGAAGGAGGCAAACAACGATGGAGCAAGCTATGATGATGAACCGCGCTCTGGAAAGAAGCTCCGAATATGA
- the LOC113775244 gene encoding uncharacterized protein LOC113775244, which translates to MPYSSISNLDNKKSKFKYIDDFNDTDWPVPGSQSASPSSPSSLKQGNLFNFPFESEDLLDGGYESSDDRYKTVQHNGPPEVNLKNVLSGIFAILTGRNKSLNAAGSLQFSNSNVSFLGSAKNGDAVLHSSVYIPSAPPLLEATAFNYSAYKDVLEAEPPEWLPDSSSTVCMQCNAPFTALTRGRHHCRFCGGIFCRACSKGRCLLPVKFRERDPQRVCDTCYDRLDPLQGVLINTISNAVQVAKHDVMDWTSMRGWLNLPVGFSMEQEIYKSANTLRNYCQVARLNPEKSIPAAILEGAKGLAILTVAKGGVVLAYKLGTGLVIARRADGSWSAPSALLSVGLGWGAQVGGELMDFIIVLHDSKAVKAFCSRMHFSLGAGCSAAAGPVGRVFEADMRAGERGSGMCYTYSCSKGAFVGVSLEGNIVSTRMDTNLRFYGDPYLTAADILLGIVDRPKAAEPLYAALQDLYASFRC; encoded by the exons ATGCCATATTCCTCGATTTCAAATTTAGACAACAAGAAAAGCAAGTTCAAATATATTGATGACTTCAATGATACTGATTGGCCTGTGCCTGGAAGCCAGAGCGCTAGCCCTTCCAGCCCAAGTTCCTTGAAGCAAGGTAATCTATTCAACTTTCCATTTGAGTCTGAAGACCTTTTGGATGGAGGTTATGAATCCAGTGATGATCGCTATAAGACTGTACAGCATAATGGTCCTCCTGAGGTGAACTTGAAAAATGTTTTGAGTGgtatttttgccattttgactggtCGGAATAAAAGTCTGAATGCTGCCGGAAGTCTGCAATTCTCTAATTCGAATGTTTCATTTCTTGGGTCTGCGAAGAATGGGGATGCGGTATTGCACTCATCAGTTTACATACCGAGTGCACCACCACTTCTTGAGGCAACTGCATTTAACTATAGTGCTTACAAAGATGTGTTGGAAGCTGAACCTCCGGAGTGGCTTCCAGACAGTTCCAGTACTGTGTGCATGCAGTGTAATGCTCCATTTACTGCTCTTACACGTGGAAGACATCATTGTCGATTTTGTGGAGGGATCTTCTGCAGAGCATGCTCAAAAGGAAGGTGCTTATTACCTGTTAAGTTTCGGGAGAGGGACCCGCAAAGGGTGTGTGACACCTGCTATGACAGGCTTGATCCTTTGCAAGGAGTACTCATCAACACCATCAGCAATGCAGTTCAGGTTGCAAAGCATGATGTGATGGATTGGACTTCAATGAGAGGGTGGCTAAATCTTCCTGTTGGCTTCTCCATGGAGCAAGAGATATATAAGTCTGCCAATACATTAAGGAATTACTGCCAG GTTGCTCGCTTGAATCCTGAGAAGTCCATTCCTGCAGCAATTCTGGAAGGGGCCAAAGGTTTGGCAATCTTGACGGTGGCTAAAGGTGGGGTGGTACTTGCTTATAAACTTGGAACTGGCTTGGTCATTGCTCGAAGAGCCGATGGATCATGGTCAGCTCCATCAGCTCTGCTTTCTGTTGGCCTGGGATGGGGTGCGCAG GTTGGCGGCGAACTCATGGACTTCATTATTGTACTACACGACTCAAAAGCTGTGAAAGCTTTCTGTAGTCGAATGCATTTCTCTCTTGGTGCTGGATGCAGTGCTGCAGCTGGACCAGTTGGGAGGGTTTTTGAGGCAGATATGCGAGCTGGAGAGAGGGGCTCTGGCATGTGTTATACTTACAGCTGCAGTAAAG GTGCATTTGTAGGTGTTTCACTGGAAGGGAACATAGTCTCAACTAGGATGGATACAAACCTTCGCTTCTATGGTGATCCTTATCTTACTGCAGCTGACATACTTCTTGGAATAGTGGACAGACCTAAGGCTGCCGAACCCTTGTATGCAGCTCTCCAGGACCTTTATGCAAGCTTCCGATGCTAG